The nucleotide window TTGCAACTCACCAAATCTGTCAAAGAACCTTCACTCgtgaaaaacgatgatttttaTCAGACCGGTATCTGAAACAATCTCTTGGTAACCTGCGTTCCTCCCTCCgtggcgacgtgacggcgcacatttgtttgtttgtggctcataacaacacagttgaaatttgtgtgtaaaatagcATCCATGTGTCCGAATCTGTTCGTTATCTGCGTTCTGATGGTTATTCAGTGTgagtggagttactttgaatcgaaagtcaAGGGTAACCTGCGTTCCGACATGTGTCAAAGACCGGCCTTCACTCgtgaaaaacgatgatttttaTCAGACCGGTATCGGAAACAATGGTAATCTGAGTTCCTCCCTCCgtggcgacgtgacggcgcacatttgtttgtttgtggctgTTAATCGCATAACAACACAGTtgaattgtgtgtgtataatagCATCCATGTGTCCGAATCAGTTCGTTATCTGCGTTCCGATGGTTAGGCCTACTCAGTGTGAGTGGAGTTACCTGCGTTCCATGTGTGACAGCGTGGACacatttgattgcaatattttatacaagaaGTAAATTTCATtgattctggctcagtcttATAGATTTTGTGTGCATTGTTtgggtagtgtatctgcttttctactttgaagctcatttggagtgatacgctgatcgaagtgagGTACCCTAAGTATGACATCAGTCGTATGCAGGTTACGCCTCGGAACACACTCTCATTTCAAAAAGACAACAATAAGtggcaacattttaaaaaatgcataagttttattagatactatttgaAAAAACCCAGGACAGACACGattgttatcaacaatacagaACGTGAGGCAAGTCGGCAAAAACGCTCctagtgtgcgttcccgttttgggtcgccatttttgctagcattttcacagtaaatttTGATATTACCATATTTATTGAATGAtcgtggtattttctttgattgtggtgATTTTACTATCTCTCTgtcatgtactgggtgctttatGGCAAGTTTCTCttctagactgtattgaaacaTGCGTCCCaatgagctgacccccacttgtcatcagtagcaaagaacaattACCTCAACTCGTCAACCTGCATGCGCATGATCcggtagttgttgttttttgaatcgCCAGAcgcactcacagacagacacacacacacacacacacacacacacacatgctcgcacacacacacacacacacacacacacacacacccacgcacacagaCTCGCCTCAATCTCTCAATCTCAAGTCTCCAGCAATACTGTTGGTGacagcacatacacaaacaagttTTGAACGCACACAGCCGCAAGTCATGTGACACAAAAAGCGTGATTAAACACCAACCTGCTTCAGTCAAGCACACGACAACAATACagccagaaacatggacaattaAATAAAAGAACATGTGCCGGTACCCGAGGTCTTCGTCAGCAAATAAAAGGAGAGATGACAGAgtaagaaagaagaaaatcagCAAAGTTAAGGAAAGACAGTACCACATCTCGGTTCGACAAAACAAAGTGGGGAGGGAaatagagaaagagggggggggggggggagtggatgacgatgatgatggaactttattttacaaggataaggACATTGCCGtatcatagagagagagagacacagagagacagacggacagagacagacagacagacagacatacagacagagagagagagagattgacagagagagagggagacatagagagagagagatagacacagcgagagactgagagagagagggagagaaagatagagacagacagacagacagacagacagacagaccgacagagagagacagacagacagacagagaaagagcgagagaaagagggtgactgactattagggtttaacgtcctatTAGACCtgttggcctatattgggacaggtattggtaatacgctaaAGATAGGCTGttttcttcgacacaccagcattgggtttgtctcgtcaaagtaacAAACTGCGATCATATTAAGAGATGAtacatgcgtgtcttcgtgttctTCAAGCcatgagactttcgctgtgaacttgggatctttttcgtgcgcaggGGTGTTCAAACATCGAagagagaaataaatctctcgccgaacgtagggatcgaacccacgctgatagcgaccaactggctacaaagccagcgcgctaccgtcCCCGcccagagagggggagagagagggagagagagagagagcgagagagagagagagagagagagagagagagagagagagagagagagagagagagagagagagatcaaatcaaatcaaatcaaatcaaattttattttacgagggttgtggcataagcaatataaacgagtttcttttcaaccagccctcgcccagagagggactattctaatcttaaatacatatacaaacgtaaaacaattacaaaagataagcatgacagtaaaaaataaaaaaataaaaaggcagaaagagagagagagagagagagagagagagggcagtggaacacacatatacaaacacgcccacacacacacacacacacacacgcacgctggcacacacacacacacacacgtgcgtgcACTCtgtcacgcacgcacgtacaccgcacagacacacgcacgcacccacgcacaaacacacacacacactaacacacacacacagacagacacacacacagacacacacacacacacacacacacacacacacacacacacacacacacacacacacacacacacacacacacacacacacacacacacacacacacacacacacacacacacacacacacacacacacacacacacacacacacacacacacacacacacacacacacacacacacacacacacacacacacacacacacacacacacacacacacacacacacacacacacacacacacacacacacacacacacacacacacacacacacacacacacacacacacacacacacacacacacacacacacacacacacacacacacacacacacacacacacacacacacacacacacacacacacacacacacacacacacacacacacacacacacacacacacacacacacacacacacacacacacacacacacacacacacacacacacacacacacacacacacacacacacacacacacacacacacacacacacacacacacacacacacacacacacacacacacacacacacacacacacacacacacacacacacacacacacacacacacacacacacacacacacacacacacacacacacacacacacacacacacacacacacacacacacacacacacacacacacacacacacacacacacacacacacacacacacacacacacacacacacacacacacacacacacacacacacacacacacacacacacacacacacacacacacacacaggctacatTCAATAGAAATGATGTGAAGCAGATGAGCACAGACAAGCGCTGTCTCGGTCCACGAGTGTATGTCAGCAACTCGGCATCCTACAAAGAGGAAAATGCAAAAGCCCCTTGGCCGGAAGAGAAAATGGTTATGTTGCTTGGTATCGCACATGTCCTTCAAGGGAGTGATAAAACACAGAGGGAAATATGGGGTCAGCGATAAGAGCATTGGCAATACCGCTATCGCTCCAACATTGCATTGCAACAGTCCTTGTACTTTCTATAGCCATTATAGGCCGGACAACCAGCGTCGTTGCGGTGCGATATAGAGGTAGagagattggttggttggtttttggggtttaatgtctcttcagcagatgctagctgctattcgagaccggaggtagagagagaaagagaaagagagatatatatatatatagagagagagaggtagaaagagaaagagagagagagatagaggtaaagagagagagagagctagagagagaaagagagagagaattgaattgaattgaactttatttaacaaggattaagatttaaggctacgccttttcttacaatctgtccttgggacgcacagacacacaatgataaaattgaaaaattaaaaattaaaaagtcagaaaacttcagcacgtgatgataaagatgacgatgatgatgatgatgatgatgatgatgatgatgatgatgatgatgatgatgatgatgatgatgatgatgatgatgatgatgatgatgatgatgaagatgaggcatgaagagcagacatatgtggttattcataaaatcaaatgcatactatgcaagtaattataagtacaagctggtagcaatcgaacatgtagcaatagtacaacaaaaatatgttcagaatatacaatgcacagcatatctttggcgtaatactaagtgtggtaaatcaaaacgcgagagaggtagagacgctttgacgctttgacacttaattgtcattagctaataaaagccttatagacaaggtaacacaacaatttctgcatcattcataaaaggggtaaaaggacgaatgaacaaaacaCAGAATGCTGCCGTAACACACGGCGACTTTTCTGCCGTAATACTTCCCCCGGCGTGTTAACGAACGCTTTAATATTGGCATACATCGCCTGTAGCATAGACAGCATTTTTCCTttaaagggggagagagagagagagagagagagagagagagagagagagagagagagagagagagagagagagagagagagagagagagatagagagagagagagagattatagaACTCAATCAAGCCGAGCTGATAACATGGGTAGGTCCTGTTTGAGAAACAGTGCGGACAAGTAATTTAAATGTATCTTTTCTCCTTCCAGTAACCCAACCTGGTGTTTGTTCAGTATCAGCGTTATCTACAACGACCTACACACGAGGAGAGATGTAACAAAAGCACCTACCTGGGACGACATAATGGTATTTCTCTATCAAGCACGGATCATGCTGGTTAGCTATTTTCGACACACCCGAAGGTGGACTACGATGTTGATTTCTGTGTCCATATTTTGTGTCGGTTTCTTTGTTCTCTACCGTCCTTCGGGCTTGACTGAAGCAACACACTTTGCTGTGGACCAAACAGATTTTCTGACACTCACAGGAATCAACGCTTCCAGTCAAACAGTTACAGACTCTATAACAGCTCTACGCAGTTCTCAAGGAAGCGTAAACGTGTCGTCAATTCGGTACAAGAGTTCTGGGAATTATTCCCCCTTGTCCTTGCATGGGCAATATAACGTCCCTTTATATTCGGCTACCTCAACAAACAACAGCGGAACAAAACCCATGACAACCAAAATAACGCAGCCCGTGAACTTGAACGCGTCCAGTCGGTTACAAGTTACAACAACCAGATCCGGATTTCAGTCTGAAGTTTTGTTTTCCAAAGATGGACTCAAGTTTGTGAATTCTTCCCAGAAGACATTGCCAGCTACGTCAGAGACTCGAGATGTGCTCCGGTTAACGAATTCTGCAGGGAACCAAGTGGCAGCGATTAACAAAGTACTCAAGCCTGAAAACAATGCCACAACAGCGCGTGTAGCTCACAATGTGCTCAAGCTGACAAATTCTTCTCGAAACATAATCCTAGCTACGCCAGTGACCCCAGTCAGAAGGTCGACGAAGCCAGCAAGCGAGGACGTGAGACCAGACTGCCCTGGGTTTCAGTTTGCTAGTAACGACTCTGACGTGCAGGTGTTCCGGCCAGCTGTCAGCGTTGAGGAAGGGTGTGTGATGCTGGAGACAGTGCACGTGCTGACCAGGGCTCTGCACGCCGCCAACATCCCCTACTTCCTGTACGGGGGCACCTTGATCGGCTCCTGGCGTCATCACGGCATGGTGCCCTGGGACGATGACGTAGACCTCTCTGTTGATGTCACGCGTCTCGAGGATTTGCGTCACGCCTTGATAGCCCTGGTGCCTCTAGGGTATGGCTTCAAACAACGCGCTAGCGTAAGCTGGAAGTTTTACCCTGAGAAAGCAAGCAGGATTTTCCCCTTCTCCTGGAAGTGGCCTTTCGTGGACATATGCTTCTACGAGCAGAACGCCACGCACGTGTGGGAGCGCGAGCGCAAGATGTTCCCCGACTACGTGTTCCCCATAGACTGGATCCTGCCCACCAAGCCCCGCCCCTTCAACGGGATGACGCTGCAGGCTCCCCGAGAGACGAAGAAAGTGCTGGACCTGAACTACAACATCTCTCAGTGCTCCATCGGTCGACACAGTCATCGACGAGAGAAGCCCAAGGACCAGAGGGAGGTGAAGACAGTGCCGTGTGACGCGCTGAGGTCAGTCTATGCATTTGTGCAGCACGTGCCGGTGGGCAAGACTGCGTGCAACGAAACACTGGTGATGAACGGCGTGGGCGTCAGCTGGGTGTTGGTGGACAGCTCACCACAGTGCTCGTAATgatatttgtatgtgtgtgtgtgtgtgtgtgtgtgtgtgtgtgtgtgtgtgtgtgtgtgtgtgtgtgtgtgcgtgcgtgcgtgcgtgcgtgcgtgcgtgtgtgtgtgtgtgtgtgtgtgtgtgacacctaTGTACACGATCGTTTTAACCCACGCATACCACAGTGGTAGTATACATAATTATTTAGAACATGTTTAGATACATACCAGAAAAACACTCATTATAGAATGTAGTTTTATATttattaaagccatatgtactcgatgactatacacgctaattgctttaccaacagctggagacatgctaaattaagttccctgcaaaatattgtggtctaggacccttcaatgttgagatatgttaattttcattttgatctggatcgtcctatttatagatttgccaacagaggtagcgttgacgcaagggaaataactccgcgtctttgtttacatccaaagtttttgagactctaaaacaagctgtaatgcatgtatatggtccgcgcatggcgacatatcgtcattacatggtcttatggtgcgtttgacatcgattatgggcaaactacactttgtaaacacgggagcgcgtacatatgcctttaaattgTTGGGGTCGTTTGTGCACTAACAGTGCAGGCCCTGTGAAAAGTGTATCTGTTTTCGAGATTGTGCTTTTGTGTCCTttgtatttacacacacacacacacacacacacacacacacacacacacacacacacacacacacacacacacacacacacacacacacacacacacaaatatcatTACGAGCACTGTGGCACacgtatgtgagtgtgtgtgtgtgtgtgtgtgtgtgtgcgtgtatgtgtgtgtgtgtgtgtgtgcgcgtatatatgtgagtgtgtgtatgtgtgtgtatgtgtatgtgtgtgtgtgtgtgtgtgtgtgtgtgtgtgtgtgtgtgtgattttgtgtagtaagtgtgtgtgtgtgtctgtgtgtgtatgtgtgtgtatctttgtgtgtgtgtgtgtgtttgtgtgtgtgtgttttgatatcCTGCCAGCTGAGAAGagacattgattgattgattgattgatattgaatACATAATGACAGAGTTTTAGGGACAGCATAGACCTTTCCTTCGCACACCCTTTTTGTTACATGTTTATGCAGCTTTAAAAGTAGTTCAGCTAATACTCAAAAATGCATAAATATTCAATCATATTACCTCagggcaggcacacacacaatcaatattGATAAGCAATGTTTAATTATTTAAGTCTAATACTACCTATCAAACAACAGCAGTAACAAGTATGATCACCAGTGAATCACTTTCGCTCAAGGACACGCCTTGAGGAAAATGAATAGTGTTAGTCTATATCCAACTGTATCATAACTAAAATAGGATCACATTATGCAAAGATGCACTGTATACAATCAAGCCTAACCAGTTGTCACCGTCGGCGTGGATTCGACTCCCACGTTCGACAAGGCGGGATTTACTGTCTACTGTGTGcacactctcctcggtgtccgaacaccgcCGCATTatgcacgataaagatcccaagttcacagcgaaaatCTCAGGGATCGGAAACATGAACACCCGCATGCAGGAAAAGACAGCAATGGGTAGCAGCAAACTACATGGTGTGAAAGACAGCAATGGGTAGCGGCAAACTGCATGGTGTGAAAGACAGCAATGGGTAGGGGCAAACTGCATGGTGTGAAAGACAGCAATGGGTAGCGGCAAACTGCATGGTGTGAAAGACAGCAATGGGTAGCGGCAAACTGCATGGTGTGAAAGACAGCAATGGGTAGCGGCAAACTGCATGGTGTGAAAGACAGCAATGGGTAGCGGCAAACTGCATGGTGTGAAAGACAGCAATGGGTAGCGGCAAACTGCATGGTGTGAAAGACAGCAATGGGTAGCGGCAAACTGCATGGTGTGAAAGACAGCAATGGGTAGCGGCAAACTGTATGGTGTGAAAGACAGCAATGGGTAGCGGCAAACTGCATGGTGTGAAAGACAGCAATGGGTAGCGGCAAACTGCATGGTGTGAAAGACAGCAATGGGTAGCGGCAAACTGCATGGTGTGAAAGACAGCAATGGGTAGCGGCAAACTGCATGGTGTGAAAGACAGCAATGGGTAGCGGCAAACTGCATGGTGTGAAAGACAGCAATGGGTAGCGGCAAACTGCATGGTGTGAAAGACAGCAATGGGTAGCGGCAAACTGCATGGTGTGAAAGACAGCAATGGGTAGCGGCAAACTGCATGGTGTGAAAGACAGCAATGGGTAGCGGCAAACTGCATGGTGTGAAAGACAGCAATGGGTAGCGGCAAACTGCATGGTGTGAAAGACAGCAATGGGTAGCGGCAAACTGCATGGTGTGAAAGACAGCAATGGGTAGCGGCAAACTGCATGGTGTGAAAGACAGCAATGGGTAGCGGCAAACTGCATGGTGTGAAAGACAGCAATGGGTAGCGGCAAACTGCATGGTGTGAAAGACAGCAATGGGTAGCGGCAAACTGCATGGTGTGAAAGACAGCAATGGGTAGCGGCAAACTACATGGTGTGAAAGCAGCCCGATTTTCCACTGGATTGATGTGATACCTTATCATTTCATTATTCTCAACGTTCACCAGATTCACCTTATGATTACACAGTCCGGACGATGTaggtagtgtacgacccatacatTTTAAGAAGGATTAACATGAGAAGTGTTGTAAACTGAATGAATGCATGATAAAGGAATAAAACATAACTATCTACCTTTGAAACGTTCACCACTGGTCGAATGTTCACCTGTCCCTTACTGACTTGATTCAATGTAAAATGTAAGTCATAAGCTGTAGAGCTTCATTCACCTTTTACTTGTCTTTAACTGTTATCACCTGACCCAGCTGTAACAGTTATTTTGGGCCAGCTTGGTTTCTCATTTCACTTGACCTGAACGGTTATCAACCAACCTATTTGCGACTGATAATTTTCACCAGCTTGATGTCCCTATCTGTTATCAACTAGCCTAACTGTAACTGTTGCTCTGATTGATTTTCCATTTCAAATGTCCCTAACTTCTTAACAAAAGCTCAACACTTAAGCAAACCAGTATATTAATTATTTCTGTACACTGAAGGAGCCATTTTGGGAAAGATTTCTGACGAATTGGAATTTAAAAAATTCAAGGGACATTTGCTATGCTGTACTTTAAATACCCCTACAGAGATTTGCTCAAACATGCTTCGTAATTATGCAAATTAATTCAAATCGGCAAGTTGTTATCTACCTCAGCTCACCATTATCAGGAGTACGTCCCGATTTCCTTAATCTTCATATTTTATTCAGTTTGAATCTCATTACATACTATCCCTGCAGCCGGTTTGAATGCTAAAATGTGATGTATCCTCCAACATTACTGTGGATTCGCGGTATGTGTGTAATCAAGCATCAGGAGCCCGTCATCGCATGTATTTGGCCCGACagtatctatctatatatatatacgacggGCTCCTGATGCTTGATCACGACACAGGAATACATACCAAAATGTCCTGCGTTGGCCAAAGCATGAGTTTTGTTAGTTTTTTGTTAGACATAATGCTTATGGAAGCTAACAAGCACTCATCTAGGTATGCATACATAGTGTGATACAGTATTTAGTCTTAATACGTAAGTTTACAGTAATTAAATTGTACAAAACTACACAAAAAACAATAATATTTGGTAGTTAAGTTTGAACCTATAGTTGTGCGATCCGTAACATTTGAAAACCAAAACTACGTGCTATCTGTGACATGCAAGTTGTGCGTGTCGTAACATTGTGTTTTCCAACTGCATAACTTTGAATTGATCTGTATGCGTCATTGTCAAACACAGCGCAATCAAAATCACAAGATGCACTAAGCATAAGCTAGTCCATGTCTCTATTTCAAGAAGTGTGTGTTTGGATGAATGTAATATCAATAAAAACAGCTATGAATGCCAGGTTTTGGTTTCTGAAAGCAAAATATTTCAAGAAGTCTTTGAATACGGGCACTGTGAGTTATATTGCAGTGATCACTTTAATTCAACAAAAAGACGAATATAATTATGCGCTATGAGGTACATGTTAGACACTAACTTTAGTAACATCACGCATTTTGAGAAGCTGTTTAAGTGATATTTCTAGACCAACTACCCTTCTTCGTGTAGTGCGACCCGTAACTTGTGTGTTGTGctcccaaaacacgatgtaacTATTTATACAGCgtgcacttcttcttcttcttcttcgttcatgggcttagactcccacgagTCCACCcctgtttttagcacgagtgccgatttttacgtgtatgaccgttattaccccgccattcagacagcttacgccgatttcgggggaggcatgctgggtattttcgtgtttctataacccaccgaactctgacatggattacaggatcttttccgtgcgcacttggtcttgtgcttgcgtgtacacacgaagggggttaagtcagtAGGTccgtctgcacataagttgacctgggagatcggaaaaatctccactcttaacccaccaggcggcagcgaccgggattcgaactcacgacctcccgattaggaggccgacgtctaattaccaccacgccactgcgcccgtcatacaGCGTGCACTAAGAACAATAGCTTCCAAAAGACTGAAACTCGCACGGCTACTGGGAACGGGAATTCCCAGTCCTTCCGAACACGCGTCATGTAAATTATACTCATGGCCTAAATTTAGAACAACTTGAACCCGGAACTAAACGCCCCATTATACCACCATTGTACGCAATCAAGAGCCAGTTGGAAAGCTGCCGCGAAATAGACCTGTAGACATCAGGGAACCGCCCACAAGAGTTCTCAATTCCGTTCCAGTGGGTAGATGTTTTAAATGTGTTCGTTCATTGCCACACTGAAGCGTGTATGAAGATGGCGTGTTGACATTCCGACGGGCGCAGCTGACCTGGATTTGATGTGTACTCCATGGCAGCGTGTTATCGCCTTATCGACGTGCAGGGAGGGAGGAAAAACAGGAGTGAAATGAGAGATTTACATAGTCCGGTCAGATTTTGACAATTATTGCCTCAACATCAACATAATTCCTTTACAAGCTCTTTAAAGTTTTTTGAGTGCTATATACATACAAGAATCACATATGCAAAATATAGGAAAATATTGTGGGGGataatattatttttttgctTGTTAAGTATCATGTGCGTACATGATTTTTCCAAAATGGTCAAGCACTACAGAAAACGAATTGTGGGCTGTTACTGAGGCCGTGGTGTCTCATAAAGCTTCACGTTAAAGGCGTTTTTGATAGTAGAAAAGGCAAAGTAGGAAATAGTTAGCTGCAACTCTTGTAAAGTCAGATTGTTTCCGTGCAAACCCAAAAAGACTAGTCACATTTTATACGAAAATTATCCGATTCGCCCATGCTATGCCACCGTGTGCAAATATAAAATAATACAAGGCCTTTTTTCTTACTTACATATGTTTCCCCAAAGCAGAGTGAGCAGCTTCAAGAAAATGAGTGTTTTGAAAACATCATTTTAGGCAAAGTCGCTTCATACCCCCCTAAATGTGAAAAGGCGACCAATTACTAAACTGAGGGGTATGACACTCGacagtttctttttttcatatgACGACGATACATAAGATAACAAAATACTGTCACTTGTTGATTCATCTTTACAGTGTTATTGTTAGGGGTTTAAGtcattcctttttatattttagCAATTAATTCAGTAGAAAACCGTACGTCACCACAGCTGATCGACGTCGTCCTCCTCGTCGTCACAGGATTTGTACGCGTTCGTGCAGTCTTCACCTCGGCATTCCCCGCATGCGGCTGTGCAGACAAGACCGTTTCGACGGCACGAACACCTTGAGGACGAGCAGTTGGTCTTGCACTTGCACTTCACAACGCTCAGCAACTCTTCAGGGGCAGCGTCAGCGTTTGTTGTGATCGGAAATAAGAGACTGTCTCGGAGCTTCCACCCCCAGTCGGTTGGTTCCATGTCTGACGATCCTAGCGACATCCACTCCCGGACCTGAAAATACACTCTTAGGGAGTGGAACTGGGCTGCAGACGCAGTTGGTGGCAGTTGTTTTGGCTCAATGCTTGTCGTTGATGTGCACAGCTTCTGTAAATACTTTACATGACGCAACCTGTTCAATGTGTCGTCTGGCTTCCCTCCGTAAAGCAAAACCAGTGCCTTTTCACCAGCTTCTATGATGCGCTCTATTGGTTGGTGGGAGCCAGCAAACACTTCAGCTTGCTGGCGAAACAGGGAAGACTCAAGCAAGCGCTGGACAGGTGCACCTTTACCCACGGAGAACAGACCACTTGTTGTGTCACACCCTCCAATCGCATGACAGAATAAGATGTTCTGACAAATCTCTTCACCCAGAGCTGCTTGTGCAGCTTTAATGTCCCAAACTCTCTTTCCACTTGCGAAGTACACGTTGAAGGATTCTGGCTTGGTGTGATGTAAAAGCAGTGTAAGTAGGTCAGTATCCTCTGCGACGAGGGTTGTTGGAGCTTCTTTAGCCGCGTCGAGCGTTGTACTGACGATGAGACAGTCTGCATCTCCATTTGCATGGTATGTATGAGTCCCATTGTCCAGCAATGCTTCACTGAGTTTCGTGATGAAACGCTGCTTGTTTCTGTCATTGGAAAGGAAACTGTCTTTTGCTTCACAAACTAGCATGTCACCTTCAAACTCAATATCGCTGGAAGTCTTGCGCCCGCTTCTTCTGCGTAGATGAGCAACATCTTTTGTCGAAGGACCATTACCATACCCGTCAAAAACAACGCTGGCTTTGTGGTATCTTCGGCCAACATAGTCCACGTAGCTTGCGATCAGCTGGTTATATGTCACCCCTCTTCCCCATGCCAAACGGTGCAAAAGAAAACCGCCGTCGATGACGTGTGAGTCATGCGGTAACTCGACATTTTCCTCTTCATGTTTGGCGAGAGACCAAATGTGGGCAGCCAGCAAGTGCTTTCTGGCTTCTCGTGGCAGACCTGAAGGCTCAAACAAAGATGTTGGAATGTTAGAGAGCTCATGTTCAAAAGCCGATGGCAGCAGCTCTGGGGTGGCCTCAGCGATCCTGACT belongs to Littorina saxatilis isolate snail1 unplaced genomic scaffold, US_GU_Lsax_2.0 scaffold_1190, whole genome shotgun sequence and includes:
- the LOC138956783 gene encoding uncharacterized protein, yielding MVFLYQARIMLVSYFRHTRRWTTMLISVSIFCVGFFVLYRPSGLTEATHFAVDQTDFLTLTGINASSQTVTDSITALRSSQGSVNVSSIRYKSSGNYSPLSLHGQYNVPLYSATSTNNSGTKPMTTKITQPVNLNASSRLQVTTTRSGFQSEVLFSKDGLKFVNSSQKTLPATSETRDVLRLTNSAGNQVAAINKVLKPENNATTARVAHNVLKLTNSSRNIILATPVTPVRRSTKPASEDVRPDCPGFQFASNDSDVQVFRPAVSVEEGCVMLETVHVLTRALHAANIPYFLYGGTLIGSWRHHGMVPWDDDVDLSVDVTRLEDLRHALIALVPLGYGFKQRASVSWKFYPEKASRIFPFSWKWPFVDICFYEQNATHVWERERKMFPDYVFPIDWILPTKPRPFNGMTLQAPRETKKVLDLNYNISQCSIGRHSHRREKPKDQREVKTVPCDALRSVYAFVQHVPVGKTACNETLVMNGVGVSWVLVDSSPQCS